From Toxotes jaculatrix isolate fToxJac2 chromosome 1, fToxJac2.pri, whole genome shotgun sequence, a single genomic window includes:
- the pde8a gene encoding high affinity cAMP-specific and IBMX-insensitive 3',5'-cyclic phosphodiesterase 8A isoform X1 encodes MGCASSIHISDRVVYHSGKESEDSHSPQQTNTTQHQGNPASGLPLKPPSCKTTLTEVQFGPMKLFKDPLQVLLVFAKEDSQSNGFCWACEKANFRCSMARTPESALECFLEKHHDLVIIDHRHSRHFDAEALCRSIRAVNSSENTVIVAVVKRPDREEASVMPLINAGFNRRYVENANMMACYNELLQLEHGEVRAQFKLRAGNAIFTALEQSQEAIEITSEDQVIQYVNPAYESIMGYQQGELIGKEIIEVPKSEKNKPDLLETINSCIRKGKEWQGIYYAKKKNGDSIQQNVKITPVIGQGGKIRHYVSINRPFNDNNKSDKSTERVQAESQTGVIFSPDIQSSKHKDRRKGSLDVRSTTSRGSDGSSQRRHSSMARIHSMTIEAPITKVINIINAAQESSPMPVAEALDRVLEILRTTELYSPQLGTKDEDPHTNDLVGGLMTDGLRRLSGNEYIFSTKQPHHIPSHLITPLSLNDIPPRIAQTMENEDSWDFDIFNLEAATMKRPLTYLGLKIFSRFGVCEFLNCPEATLRSWLQVIEANYHSSNSYHNSTHAADVLHATAYFLCKERVKQSLDPIDEVAALIAATVHDVDHPGRTNSFLCNAGSELAILYNDTAVLESHHAALAFQITTRDDKCNIFKNIERNEYRTLRQAIIDMVLATEMTKHFEHVNKFVNSINKPLAALEENGGNSDEESVKSILTSPENRILVKRMLIKCADISNPCRPQELCIEWAGRISEEYFAQTDEEKRQGLPVVMPVFDRNTCSIPKSQISFIDYFITDMFDAWDAFADLPNLMQHLDNNFKYWKGLDERKLHSLRPPPE; translated from the exons GTACTTTTAGTTTTTGCCAAAGAGGACAGTCAGAGTAATGGCTTCTGCTGGGCATGTGAGAAGGCTAACTTCAGGTGCAGCATGGCGCGAACACCCGAGTCGGCTCTTGAATGCTTCTTGGAGAAGCATCACGACCTCGTCATCATTGACCACAGACATTCCAGACACTTTGACGCTGAAGCACTATGCCG gtCAATTAGAGCGGTCAACTCTTCAGAAAACACTGTGATAGTCGCCGTTGTGAAAAG gccagacagagaggaagcttCTGTGATGCCCCTGATCAATGCTGGCTTTAATAGG AGATATGTGGAGAATGCCAATATGATGGCCTGCtacaatgagctgctacagctGGAGCACGGAGAGGTGCGGGCGCAGTTCAAACTGAG GGCTGGAAATGCTATTTTTACAGCTCTAGAACAAAGCCAAGAGGCCATAGAGATCACTTCTGAAGATCAAGTAATTCAA TACGTGAACCCTGCATATGAGTCCATTATGGGCTACCAACAAGGCGAGCTAATAGGGAAGGAAATAATAGAAGTGCCTAAAAGTGAGAAGAATAAGCCTGATCTCCTTGAAACAATAAACTCCTGCATACGGAAGGGAAAG GAGTGGCAGGGGATTTATTATGCCAAAAAGAAGAATGGAGACAGCATTCAGCAAAATGTGAAGATCACACCTGTAATTGGACAGGGAGG TAAAATCAGACACTATGTGTCTATCAACCGGCCTTTCAATGATAATAATAAG AGCGATAAATCCACTGAACGTGTGCAGGCAGAGTCTCAGACAG GTGTTATCTTCTCCCCAGACATCCAATCCAGTAAGCACAAAGACCGGAGGAAAGGCTCTCTGGACGTCAGATCCACAACGTCTCGGGGGAGTGATG GGAGCTCACAGCGAAGGCACTCCTCAATGGCCCGCATCCACTCCATGACTATAGAAGCTCCCATCACCAAG GTAATCAACATCATCAATGCAGCACAGGAAAGCAGCCCTATGCCCGTAGCAGAAGCCTTGGATCGGGTACTGGAGATCCTGAGGACCACTGAGCTCTACTCCCCACAGTTGGGCACCAAGGATGAAGACCCCCATACAAATGATCTTGTGGGGGGGCTGATGACA GATGGTTTACGCAGATTGTCAGGAAATGAATACATATTTTCCACCAAAC AGCCCCACCATATCCCTAGTCACCTGATAACTCCTCTGTCATTAAATGACATCCCCCCTCGTATTGCCCAGACCATGGAGAATGAGGACTCTTGGGACTTTGACATCTTCAACTTGGAGGCTGCAACCATGAAACG GCCTTTGACCTATTTGGGCCTGAAGATCTTCTCCCGCTTTGGGGTCTGCGAGTTCCTAAACTGCCCTGAGGCAACTTTGCGCTCCTGGCTACAAGTGATTGAAGCTAACTACCACTCCAGTAACTCCTACCACAACTCCACTCATGCAGCCGATGTCCTCCACGCAACAGCATATTTTCTCTGCAAGGAGAGGGTCAAG CAAAGTTTGGATCCCATTGACGAAGTGGCTGCTCTGATTGCTGCTACTGTGCACGATGTAGACCACCCAGGCCGCACCAACAGCTTCCTGTGCAACGCAGGAAGCGAGCTGGCCATTCTCTACAATGACACAGCTGTGCTAGAGAGCCACCACGCAGCACTGGCCTTCCAGATCACCACGAGAGATGATAAGTGCAACATCTTCAAGAACATTGAAAG gAATGAATATCGAACACTACGACAGGCCATCATTGATATGGTGCTCGCAACTGAGATGACTAAACACTTTGAACACGTAAACAAATTTGTCAACAGCATCAACAAGCCACTGGCTGCTTTGGAGGAGAATGGG gGAAACAGTGACGAGGAATCTGTCAAAAGCATTCTGACATCCCCTGAGAATCGCATCCTAGTCAAGCGGATGCTGATTAAGTGTGCAGACATCTCCAATCCATGCAGGCCTCAGGAGCTCTGTATAGAATGGGCTGGGCGCATCTCAGAGGAGTATTTTGCACAG ACAGATGAGGAGAAGAGACAAGGTCTACCAGTGGTTATGCCTGTGTTTGACAGAAACACATGTAGCATCCCAAAGTCCCAGATTTCCTTCATAGACTACTTCATTACGGACATGTTTGATGCATGGGATG CTTTTGCAGACCTCCCCAATCTTATGCAGCACTTGGACAACAACTTCAAGTACTGGAAAGGCCTGGATGAAAGGAAACTGCACAGCCTGCGACCGCCTCCAGAGTAG
- the pde8a gene encoding high affinity cAMP-specific and IBMX-insensitive 3',5'-cyclic phosphodiesterase 8A isoform X2, with the protein MGCASSIHISDRVVYHSGKESEDSHSPQQTNTTQHQGNPASGLPLKPPSCKTTLTEVQFGPMKLFKDPLQVLLVFAKEDSQSNGFCWACEKANFRCSMARTPESALECFLEKHHDLVIIDHRHSRHFDAEALCRSIRAVNSSENTVIVAVVKRPDREEASVMPLINAGFNRRYVENANMMACYNELLQLEHGEVRAQFKLRAGNAIFTALEQSQEAIEITSEDQVIQYVNPAYESIMGYQQGELIGKEIIEVPKSEKNKPDLLETINSCIRKGKEWQGIYYAKKKNGDSIQQNVKITPVIGQGGKIRHYVSINRPFNDNNKSDKSTERVQAESQTDIQSSKHKDRRKGSLDVRSTTSRGSDGSSQRRHSSMARIHSMTIEAPITKVINIINAAQESSPMPVAEALDRVLEILRTTELYSPQLGTKDEDPHTNDLVGGLMTDGLRRLSGNEYIFSTKQPHHIPSHLITPLSLNDIPPRIAQTMENEDSWDFDIFNLEAATMKRPLTYLGLKIFSRFGVCEFLNCPEATLRSWLQVIEANYHSSNSYHNSTHAADVLHATAYFLCKERVKQSLDPIDEVAALIAATVHDVDHPGRTNSFLCNAGSELAILYNDTAVLESHHAALAFQITTRDDKCNIFKNIERNEYRTLRQAIIDMVLATEMTKHFEHVNKFVNSINKPLAALEENGGNSDEESVKSILTSPENRILVKRMLIKCADISNPCRPQELCIEWAGRISEEYFAQTDEEKRQGLPVVMPVFDRNTCSIPKSQISFIDYFITDMFDAWDAFADLPNLMQHLDNNFKYWKGLDERKLHSLRPPPE; encoded by the exons GTACTTTTAGTTTTTGCCAAAGAGGACAGTCAGAGTAATGGCTTCTGCTGGGCATGTGAGAAGGCTAACTTCAGGTGCAGCATGGCGCGAACACCCGAGTCGGCTCTTGAATGCTTCTTGGAGAAGCATCACGACCTCGTCATCATTGACCACAGACATTCCAGACACTTTGACGCTGAAGCACTATGCCG gtCAATTAGAGCGGTCAACTCTTCAGAAAACACTGTGATAGTCGCCGTTGTGAAAAG gccagacagagaggaagcttCTGTGATGCCCCTGATCAATGCTGGCTTTAATAGG AGATATGTGGAGAATGCCAATATGATGGCCTGCtacaatgagctgctacagctGGAGCACGGAGAGGTGCGGGCGCAGTTCAAACTGAG GGCTGGAAATGCTATTTTTACAGCTCTAGAACAAAGCCAAGAGGCCATAGAGATCACTTCTGAAGATCAAGTAATTCAA TACGTGAACCCTGCATATGAGTCCATTATGGGCTACCAACAAGGCGAGCTAATAGGGAAGGAAATAATAGAAGTGCCTAAAAGTGAGAAGAATAAGCCTGATCTCCTTGAAACAATAAACTCCTGCATACGGAAGGGAAAG GAGTGGCAGGGGATTTATTATGCCAAAAAGAAGAATGGAGACAGCATTCAGCAAAATGTGAAGATCACACCTGTAATTGGACAGGGAGG TAAAATCAGACACTATGTGTCTATCAACCGGCCTTTCAATGATAATAATAAG AGCGATAAATCCACTGAACGTGTGCAGGCAGAGTCTCAGACAG ACATCCAATCCAGTAAGCACAAAGACCGGAGGAAAGGCTCTCTGGACGTCAGATCCACAACGTCTCGGGGGAGTGATG GGAGCTCACAGCGAAGGCACTCCTCAATGGCCCGCATCCACTCCATGACTATAGAAGCTCCCATCACCAAG GTAATCAACATCATCAATGCAGCACAGGAAAGCAGCCCTATGCCCGTAGCAGAAGCCTTGGATCGGGTACTGGAGATCCTGAGGACCACTGAGCTCTACTCCCCACAGTTGGGCACCAAGGATGAAGACCCCCATACAAATGATCTTGTGGGGGGGCTGATGACA GATGGTTTACGCAGATTGTCAGGAAATGAATACATATTTTCCACCAAAC AGCCCCACCATATCCCTAGTCACCTGATAACTCCTCTGTCATTAAATGACATCCCCCCTCGTATTGCCCAGACCATGGAGAATGAGGACTCTTGGGACTTTGACATCTTCAACTTGGAGGCTGCAACCATGAAACG GCCTTTGACCTATTTGGGCCTGAAGATCTTCTCCCGCTTTGGGGTCTGCGAGTTCCTAAACTGCCCTGAGGCAACTTTGCGCTCCTGGCTACAAGTGATTGAAGCTAACTACCACTCCAGTAACTCCTACCACAACTCCACTCATGCAGCCGATGTCCTCCACGCAACAGCATATTTTCTCTGCAAGGAGAGGGTCAAG CAAAGTTTGGATCCCATTGACGAAGTGGCTGCTCTGATTGCTGCTACTGTGCACGATGTAGACCACCCAGGCCGCACCAACAGCTTCCTGTGCAACGCAGGAAGCGAGCTGGCCATTCTCTACAATGACACAGCTGTGCTAGAGAGCCACCACGCAGCACTGGCCTTCCAGATCACCACGAGAGATGATAAGTGCAACATCTTCAAGAACATTGAAAG gAATGAATATCGAACACTACGACAGGCCATCATTGATATGGTGCTCGCAACTGAGATGACTAAACACTTTGAACACGTAAACAAATTTGTCAACAGCATCAACAAGCCACTGGCTGCTTTGGAGGAGAATGGG gGAAACAGTGACGAGGAATCTGTCAAAAGCATTCTGACATCCCCTGAGAATCGCATCCTAGTCAAGCGGATGCTGATTAAGTGTGCAGACATCTCCAATCCATGCAGGCCTCAGGAGCTCTGTATAGAATGGGCTGGGCGCATCTCAGAGGAGTATTTTGCACAG ACAGATGAGGAGAAGAGACAAGGTCTACCAGTGGTTATGCCTGTGTTTGACAGAAACACATGTAGCATCCCAAAGTCCCAGATTTCCTTCATAGACTACTTCATTACGGACATGTTTGATGCATGGGATG CTTTTGCAGACCTCCCCAATCTTATGCAGCACTTGGACAACAACTTCAAGTACTGGAAAGGCCTGGATGAAAGGAAACTGCACAGCCTGCGACCGCCTCCAGAGTAG